One window of the Micromonas commoda chromosome 9, complete sequence genome contains the following:
- a CDS encoding predicted protein — MDLPESLKAALGTAGGGADAATSAVDAAVSSAVASASKLTAVAAEAVNDRVEIGRAHLEAASWELRSAEDKLFKAPSRALASAIDRAPYATAAAGAALALLAVPGTRRILWHASFGRMQSEEALVRAATRSAETLKAASEGTSSELARLRDAAVAAEEEMTRGRGKLRQAAADLKRLVRDRPRQNTRTVQNFSIVAPSPTRRKSLTSNLPGAFAFTQQASRTSKDERSVSSTLLELRSLPSKRALELRTDIAKTKNEMAKTSSAIDAALRRVFKAGVDI, encoded by the coding sequence ATGGATCTCCCGGAGAGCCTCAAAGCGGCGCTCggcaccgccggcggcggcgccgacgccgccacgtccgcggtggacgccgcggtatcgtccgccgtcgcgtccgcgtcgaagctcaccgccgtcgccgcggaagccGTGAACGATAGGGTGGAGATcgggcgcgcgcacctcgaggcggcgtcgtgggaACTTCGGTCCGCCGAGGACAAGCTCTTCAAggccccgtcgcgagcgttggcgtccgccatcgatcgcgcgccctacgccaccgcggcggcgggcgcggcgctcgcgctcctcgcggtccCGGGCACCAGGCGCATCCTGTGGCACGCCTCCTTCGGGCGGATGCAGAGCGAGGAAGCCTTGGTGCGCGCGGCTACACGCAGCGCGGAGACGCtgaaggcggcgtcggaggggacgagctcggagctggcgcggctgagggacgcggcggtggcggcggaggaggagatgaCGCGGGGGAGGGGCAAGCTGAgacaggcggcggcggacctcaAGCGGCTGGTGCGCGATCGTCCCAGACAAAACACCCGAACCGTTCAAAACTTttccatcgtcgcgcccagCCCGACCCGCCGCAAAAGTCTGACTTCGAATctccccggcgcgttcgcgttcaCCCAACAGGCGAGCAGGACGTCCAAGGACGAACGCTCGGTGTCGTCGACGCTCCTGGAGCTCCGTTCGTTGCCGAGCaaacgcgcgctcgagctcagAACCGACATTGCCAAGACCAAAAACGAGATGGCCAagacgagctccgcgatcgacgcggcgctgc